One region of Solanum pennellii chromosome 6, SPENNV200 genomic DNA includes:
- the LOC107022011 gene encoding uncharacterized protein LOC107022011 isoform X3, producing MNKNKFEEGETCDDSTVDPDIALSYIDEKLQDVLGHFQKDFEDGVSSENLGSKFGGYGSFLPTYQRSPSWTCRKTPPDAYNNNGSISPSSLRPEGGRRPSSASSSASLSGRPLASSAYSSTIVPTLKAPAANGKTNSALQPAQDEDSTSRSELVKKPTNLSDKKAPKLHARIGIKKFSTQKKAEIYSGLGLDVSPSSSLDDSPISSEGLSHDLKDSRYESPTSILQIMTSYPMHDGLLLSPLPDDLLCLTEKGKVWGGFGSECMIQESLETSVTLVNGAHYANRRSSEARKWKSYNKDVLGTGYGSDNQNGSTVQSKELDVKVITCEELVSEALKLPLLSNPNHNVADPLKDAGRVSESPRTTVRDRAAECSSYKAGSQESRSPEMLKVSDAVSNKSLVEHNCLTKERVNVGKTEKPCSSGEYPILASNEPTSLDALHASQDNWDHSVQGIDSSGRKRYGSKGLSSGTKEDGSQSSNYVMMNHQENPNCRSSSGTSRSLDKTCNQHTGVPNSSVVEKRRHKNKEKKISHDNHSDGGTKDANTRNTSEVESDVSSKKIMRDDAHDDENQTFCPVVENSGWSSSSNMPGMIRDKCKNRDSEDDSKKDLVSAKNPEAHISDVSTHKGKCDNNDSPIKRKGRELRDSLTCNPQDSMEKICDDISRKEKVARISLSDRKDTSASKGSAGTGQVKKEQQAGQDLDSTLSLLSVKAADSSQKDLCNSRPSVAPSSAFPTSSPKRSSDGENDGFSNKSSMVKKDNACNGKSYDLLSEAELEEKDVHRESGKKVKAKATVSGYATQQDTDVSADPLRQASQFACKTGNSDQGSDKERKNDHQFQNTGSVSNRKRGSSSRRKEKNRAPKSDSDQCKTKDTDILNLSSDQMPINEEKTAPGKNKSQGKSVVGSDRLKKSSKKDPSGKLLEKNVKGDNESRFVHRDDAEVRSDVVARLDKRQATLPERDDQRSSKVISNKSEQINVSSKSPLTRDQNETAVFKEPVPGSERENGNAFERERSNTSRQGKKAKSHHGNLPNNTANKVRDQDVPSPVRKDSSSQAATNAIKEATNLKHLADRLKNSGSSESTGIYFQAALKFLHGASLLELDSSKHGEQNQSRSIYSSTAKLCQFCGHEYEKLRDMAAAALAYKCMEVAYMRVIYSSQSDANRYRNELQTALQIFPPDMAASAKVVGSPQVAGTHVISAGNGSSFTQLINLAQAVNFAMEASRKSRVAFAAVYPGPGDSQCKEGALSVKKALDFNFQDVDGLLRLVRVAMEAISH from the exons ATGAATAAGAATAAGTTTGAAGAAGGAGAGACTTGTGATGATTCGACTGTTGACCCTGATATTGCACTCTCATATATT GATGAGAAACTCCAAGATGTTTTGGGACATTTCCAAAAGGATTTTGAGGATGGAGTTTCATCTGAGAACTTGG GGTCAAAATTTGGTGGATACGGTTCATTTTTACCTACATATCAGCGTTCACCTTCTTGGACTTGTAGAAAGACTCCACCAGATGCCTACAACAATAACGGATCAATATCACCGAGCAGTTTGCGCCCAGAG GGTGGTCGTCGACCCTCATCAGCCTCCTCATCTGCTTCTCTATCAGGAAGGCCCCTAGCATCTTCTGCCTATTCGTCAACAATAGTACCTACACTGAAGGCTCCAGCAGCTAATGGGAAAACAAATTCAGCTCTGCAACCTGCGCAAGATGAAGACTCCACTTCAAGAAGTGAACTAGTCAAGAAGCCAACAAATCTCTCAGACAAGAAAGCTCCCAAGTTGCATGCGAGAATTGGTATTAAAAAATTCTCAACCCAAAAGAAAGCTGAAATCTACAGCGGCCTTGGCCTTGATGTATCTCCATCATCATCGCTGGATGATAGCCCGATAAGCAGTGAAGGCTTATCCCATGACCTTAAGGATTCCCGATATGAATCTCCAACAAGTATACTTCAG ATTATGACCTCATATCCAATGCATGATGGACTATTGTTATCCCCGCTTCCGGATGATCTGCTTTGCTTGACTGAAAAAGGAAAGGTATGGGGGGGATTTGGATCTGAATGTATGATCCAGGAAAGCCTAGAAACTTCTGTTACCTTAGTAAATGGAGCTCATTATGCAAATAGGAGATCTTCAGAAGCTAGGAAATGGAAATCGTACAATAAAGATGTTTTAGGAACTGGCTATGGCAGTGACAATCAAAATGGTAGCACAGTGCAATCAAAGGAGCTTGATGTAAAGGTTATCACCTGTGAAGAACTTGTTTCTGAGGCATTAAAACTTCCACTATTATCCAATCCAAATCATAATGTTGCTGATCCTCTAAAAGATGCTGGCAGAGTAAGTGAAAGTCCAAGAACAACCGTTAGGGATAGGGCAGCAGAATGCTCATCCTATAAAGCTGGTTCACAGGAAAGTCGTTCACCAGAAATGTTGAAGGTTTCTGATGCTGTCAGTAATAAAAGTTTGGTTGAACATAACTGCTTGACAAAGGAAAGAGTTAATGTTGGAAAAACTGAGAAGCCATGTTCATCCGGGGAGTATCCGATATTGGCTTCAAATGAACCAACTTCCCTTGATGCTTTGCATGCCAGCCAAGACAACTGGGATCATAGTGTACAAGGTATCGATTCCAGTGGCAGGAAAAGATATGGATCAAAAGGTTTATCAAGTGGAACCAAAGAAGACGGCTCACAATCTTCCAACTACGTTATGATGAACCATCAGGAGAACCCGAATTGTAGAAGCTCAAGTGGTACTTCTCGTTCACTGGATAAAACTTGCAACCAACACACCGGCGTTCCAAATAGCTCAGTTGTAGAGAAGAGGAGACataaaaacaaagagaagaaaatttctCATGATAACCACTCTGATGGAG GTACGAAGGATGCAAATACGAGGAACACAAGTGAGGTGGAATCAGATGTATCTTCCAAAAAAATTATGCGAGATGATGCACACGATGACGAGAACCAGACCTTCTGCCCTGTTGTTGAAAATTCTGGATGGAGTTCAAGCAGTAACATGCCAGGGATGATTCGTGATAAATGTAAGAACAGGGACTCAGAGGATGATTCAAAGAAAGACTTGGTTTCAGCAAAGAACCCAGAAGCCCATATTTCCGATGTGTCAACGCACAAGGGGAAGTGTGACAATAATGATTCTCCGATTAAGAGAAAAGGGAGAGAACTTCGAGATTCCTTGACATGTAATCCCCAAGATTCTATGGAAAAAATATGTGATGACATCTCCAGGAAGGAAAAGGTAGCAAGGATCTCCTTGTCTGACCGGAAGGACACTAGTGCAAGCAAAGGTAGTGCTGGAACAGGTCAAGTTAAAAAGGAACAGCAGGCTGGGCAAGATCTGGATAGTACTCTATCTTTGTTGAGTGTTAAAGCTGCAGATTCTTCACAAAAGGATCTATGCAATTCGCGACCTTCTGTTGCTCCCTCTTCAGCCTTTCCCACTTCTAGTCCCAAGAGGTCTTCTGATGGTGAAAATGATGGGTTCTCCAATAAATCCAGTATGGTTAAGAAGGATAATGCCTGCAATGGCAAGAGTTATGATCTATTATCTGAAGCTGAATTAGAGGAGAAAGATGTCCATCGTGAATCAGGTAAAAAAGTCAAAGCAAAGGCCACGGTTTCTGGTTATGCAACTCAACAGGATACCGATGTAAGTGCAGATCCGTTACGTCAAGCTAGTCAATTTGCTTGCAAGACTGGAAACTCAGACCAAGGCTCTGATAAGGAGAGAAAGAATGACCATCAGTTTCAGAATACTGGGTCTGTGTCAAATAGGAAAAGGGGTTCCTCGTCACGGCGTAAAGAGAAGAATCGGGCTCCAAAATCTGATTCTGACCAATGTAAGACCAAAGATACTGATATCTTAAATTTATCTTCAGATCAAATGCCAATTAATGAAGAGAAGACGGCACCAGGAAAAAATAAGTCTCAGGGGAAATCTGTTGTTGGTTCAGATAGATTAAAAAAGAGTTCTAAGAAAGATCCTTCTGGAAAATTATTGGAAAAAAATGTTAAAGGAGATAACGAATCAAGATTTGTTCATCGTGATGATGCAGAAGTTCGATCGGATGTTGTGGCCCGCCTGGATAAAAGGCAGGCTACACTACCTGAACGTGATGATCAGAGATCATCTAAGGTCATTTCCAACAAAAGTGAGCAGATTAACGTCTCTTCCAAGTCTCCTTTAACAAGAGATCAGAATGAGACAGCTGTATTTAAAGAGCCAGTTCCTGGATCTGAAAGGGAAAATGGCAATGCTTTTGAAAGGGAAAGGTCAAATACTTCAAGACAGGGTAAAAAAGCTAAAAGCCACCACGGAAATCTACCTAATAATACTGCTAATAAGGTCAGGGACCAAGATGTTCCCAGTCCTGTTCGGAAGGATTCATCAAGTCAAGCTGCTACAAATGCCATAAAAGAAGCCACAAACCTTAAACACCTGGCAGATCGTCTCAAG AATTCTGGATCAAGCGAAAGTACGGGTATCTATTTCCAAGCGGCATTAAAGTTTCTCCATGGCGCCTCCTTACTAGAATTAGACAGCTCCAAGCATGGTGAACAGAACCAGTCAAGGAGCATCTATAGCAGCACTGCAAAACTCTGCCA GTTTTGCGGTcatgaatatgagaaattgaGAGACATGGCAGCTGCCGCACTAGCCTATAAATGCATGGAGGTTGCTTACATGCGAGTAATTTATTCTTCACAGTCCGATGCAAACAGATACAGAAACGAGTTACAAACAGCTCTACAAATTTTTCCTCCAG ACATGGCTGCATCGGCAAAAGTTGTTGGTTCTCCTCAAGTAGCGGGAACTCATGTTATCTCAGCAGGAAATGGTTCTAGCTTCACGCAGCTAATCAACTTG GCACAGGCAGTTAATTTTGCTATGGAGGCCTCCAGAAAATCACGTGTTGCTTTTGCAGCTGTTTATCCAGGGCCGGGAGATTCACAATGTAAAGAGGGTGCATTATCTGTTAAGAAGGCCCTTGATTTCAACTTCCAGGATGTGGATGGATTATTGCGTCTTGTGCGAGTCGCCATGGAAGCTATCAGCCATTAG